The genomic stretch GGCATACGGGCAGAATACAATGACAGAAAAATCGTTCAGCATATTCTGAATCGTGAATATCCTTATGAAAAGCTTGATTTTTTCCCTTCCTTTCATATATCAAAGCAACTGGTGCATGATCAGCAGATATTAGCCAGTTACAGCCGAAAAACAGAGCGTCCTGATGAAATGAGTTTAGACCCGTTTCCACGTTATATGGATAAGAATACCATCAGAATCGGCAATCCTGCACTTCGTCCTGAATTTGTCAATTCCTTTGAGCTGGCTTACCAGAAAAGATTCAACGGAACTTTCTTTTCCGCAGAAGCCTATTATCGCGAAACTTATGATAAAATCTCAAGAACCCATTATCTCACCGACAGCAATGTAATGGTCATGATTCCTCAGAATATTAACAGGGATTATGCTGCCGGACTTGAATTGATGGGAACTTTTGATATTAAAAAGTTTATTACCATCAATGCCAGCACTAATTTATACCAGTATCATCTGGAAGGAAATATTGAGGAGCAGGATGTTGTTAAGGATAATTTTACATGGAATGCAAGGCTGACCGCTTCATTTCGTTTCCCATGGGGTATGCGTGTTCAACTGATGACCTCTTACAGGGCAAAAGATGTTACCATTAACGGTACGCAGCTGGCTAACCTGAATTCGAGTATTGGTATCCGACAGGATTTCTTTAAACGCAAGTTGTCGGCAGCTATTCAAATCAGGGATTTTCTTGGAAATTCCAGATTCGGATTTACTTCTCAGGGGCAAAATTATACGATCTACACCCGATTCGACAGGGCATGGCCGGTGGTAAGCGG from Sphingobacteriales bacterium encodes the following:
- a CDS encoding TonB-dependent receptor, with the protein product HNFSASVNYSLFSGDNYELNTNQFSDSQWNGIAAKTEDRATSEVNGNTLRFKADYVRPFSSDIKIETGVQARMFDGNSVYKYENKDTLSGNWFENTERRNDVEFFNNIFSAYVTFSDKMFGFEYMAGIRAEYNDRKIVQHILNREYPYEKLDFFPSFHISKQLVHDQQILASYSRKTERPDEMSLDPFPRYMDKNTIRIGNPALRPEFVNSFELAYQKRFNGTFFSAEAYYRETYDKISRTHYLTDSNVMVMIPQNINRDYAAGLELMGTFDIKKFITINASTNLYQYHLEGNIEEQDVVKDNFTWNARLTASFRFPWGMRVQLMTSYRAKDVTINGTQLANLNSSIGIRQDFFKRKLSAAIQIRDFLGNSRFGFTSQGQNYTIYTRFDRAWPVVSGTLTYTFNNYKRRQDRQEEMDMNQMDMF